AGACCAATAACCTGTCTGTCCAGGTCATCTATTTCTTTACGGATCTCTTCCATGTTTTCACATGCTGATGCTTTCTTCATATGAGCAAATATAACATCTCATTTGGTCTTATTTTAATAGTTAAATGTCTTATCCTGCCATTCCCCCATTTGAGGCTGCCTTACCTTTGTATCATAAATAATTGAAACAAATATGATGTCGCTAAGAAAGTATATCGTCGTTAAAGGAAATCCAATTTTATTTCCAGCTGATCTGATCCATGCAGAGGTGGCCGGGAAGCAAAACGAAGTAGATAGTGCCGGTTTCTTTGTAGTGGTTAAAGAAAAAGGCCGTAAGCGGGTGATTTGTATCGGGGAGAGCACTTCCTTATCGATTTCCAGCATACCGGAAACCGACCAGCGGCTCATTGCAAACTATCTGGGCCTGGATTAACCTCCGGCTTCCTAAAATAAAAGAATTTTAAAAATTAAATAGTACACACAACTGATAAAATAAACAATTAGATAATTTAAAAAAAGAACATCATGAAAATCAAATTTTTAGCAACACTAGTAGTGATAGCCGCAGCATTTACCGCATGTAAAAAAGACAATCAAAATCCGGAAGAAACAGTACTTCCGACAGGGAAATACAGGTTGGTTGAAATGCACGAGTTCAACGCTCAGGGAAAAGATTCATCAACAGTTGAATTTCCGGTAAGTGCACTTAGCCTGACGTTTGATCAGGCTACGAAAACGGCAAACGTATCAGGTAAACCGGAAAACATTCATTTGACGGGAACCTATACGGTAAAAGGTAAGGATGGCCTAAAAGATGCGAAAATTTCTACTTCTAAAATTGCTCCTGGTGAGTACGACATGAAAGTGGTTCAGTTTCTGGAACTGGGACAACAGTTTGAAGCCAAAGGTGGAACCGTTAGGATCAATACCAAAGATAAAGGTTACCTGGTATTCAGTATGCAAAAATAACCTGATAGGGGGTTAATGATCAACTATTAAAGTTGATTGCGGGTATGCCCTTGGGGACATGCCCGTTTTTATGTATGAAGAACCTGATTTATCCGGTTAATGTTCCTTAACCAGCACTTCTGCCGGTAGCAGGCCAAACATTTTTTTATACACTTTGGCAAAGTAATTTGGACTGCTATAGCCGAGCTCATAGGCGATCTCCTGCACACTGTTGAAGTTGCCGCTTTGTAATAGCTTCTGTGCAAGCAGGAGCTTCTCATTCAGAAAAAAGTTATTCGGACTTTCCTTCAGCATCTTTTTAAAGAGTGTTTTGTACTTCGAAACGGACATTCCCGCAAGCGCAGCCATCGTTGGTAACCCAGGGAATTCTTCCAGCAGGTGATCCAATAGGTATTGAGAAGTTTTCAATATATTGTCGATATCGGAAGGGGAGAGCTTGTTGATGATGGGTTCAAAGCGACTGACCCGCTCCACAAGATAACCCAAAAGATACAAAGCGGTACTTTTCAACTTTAATTCGAAGGATGGATTGGTAAAGGGATGTTCCTTCAGGTTATTGAGCAATACCTTACTTCTGCTGTCAATATGACTATAGAAGAACAAGGTATTTTTCGTTTCGTCGAATAACTGGTTGTTCACAGAAAGGTCTCTGGTGGAGGCCCCTAATTCTTTTAAATAACTTTTTTCGATAAACAACCTCAGGCTGTAAGAGCGTTCCCCGATCGGGGGCATAATGATTCCCTTTGAACTGGAATCCATAAAACTCATTCCCAATTTGGAATGGTATCCGGCCCGGTGAACGCTATCTTCCACGATATGAGTGGTAATCTCATCACCAATGTCAAAATAGACCATATAATAATTGTGGTCTGTAGGGATTCTGGTGATGGCAACAGGAACCTGAAAAGTCATGTCCAGCAGCAGTACCGATAGTTTTCCAGGCAATACCTCCAGAAAAATGGAACCTCCGGAAGCAATTCCTTCCGGCATGAGCAGGATTTTGTTGTCGATGAGCCTGGCGCCTAATTTTTCAACGATTTGCTGCTGCCATTCCGGACTGAGGGTATAGTGGTAAAAAAAATCTATTCTTTCCTGCGTCATGGTTATAGTCGGGTAAGGTATTCCTTTGGAGGAATACCATAAGCATTTTTAAATTGTTCAATCAGATGCGAAGCGCCGAAGAAACTGAATTTATCTGCTATTTCTGAAATGGTATAATTGCCGGTTTCCAGCATCTCTTTTGCGAAAGAAAGCTTATTGCTGAGGAAAAAACTATTGGGACTTACCCCGGTAATTTTTTTAAAGAGCTTTTTATATTTTGTCTCCGACATCATGGCCCGGGAAGCAAGATCCGCTATTCCGGGGAAAGGATTTTCAATGTTCTCGATTAAAAAAGCTTGTGAACCAACCACATTGACCACATCTTCCGCAATAACCTGCCCGATGATGATCTCCTGGCTGATGATCTGGTCCATATAGTCGCCGATCAATCCGTAAACGGTACCACTTACAAAAATATTATATAAAGGATTGTCAGGACTTACTTTTCGCAATTCATTCATGAGCCACCAGGCCTGATTGCTCATCCGGTCAAAGCGCACAATGGTATTGAGTTTAGGATCAAATATGGACTCTACAATCTGCTGGTATTGTGGGATGTTGGAAATATATTGTTTTAAAGCAGTTTTCTTAATGAAAATCGCAATCATATAGCTGGTGCAGCCTGTTTTTACCTGGAAATCGCCCCGCATATCGGCATCAAATATAGCCAGATTGTAGCCCCATCTTCCGGCAGATCTGGATACTTCATCCAGTATATGGATAGATTCTCCTTCTGTGAGGTTGAAGTAAAGACCTACGAAGTCGCTTCGGGTATTCCTCAGCTTAAAGACTACGTCCTGCCGGTAGGTGACATCAATAATAAAGGCGCTGAGTTGTTCATTGATCTGGAGCACATAACGGTTTCCCGGATGCAGCTCGTCAGGAATTCTGATACAATTTCCTTCTACATAGCCATCCAGCTGAGCCGCTAAATCTGCTACCCAATCCAATTCTACGCCATACTGGTGAACTACTTCCTTCATTTAAGATTTCGATTACGTTTATGCACAATCAAATTAACCCTGAAGCAAATATAGCGATATGTTTTTCTGAATAACGTATGTTTGCCGGAGATAGAAACCCATGAAAGTTAACCATAAGGTATTGAAGAAATTTAGAAAGACAGGTGTGACTGGTTTAATGCTGATCCTTTTATTTGTGAGCTGGAATGCCTTCGGACAAAGCATTAATCACGAGGGGAAGCTGCTGTATTTGTTAAACGGTGCGCAGAAGATGGAAATTGATCCCGAATTGTTTTCAATTACAGCGGTAGATGCTGAGGGGAAGCGGTACCAGGTTTCTGCTCCGCTTCAAAAAGAAAAGCTGAGCGGATTAACGCATGATCACAAAAAGGCATCCTGGGCTTATCCTGAAAAGGGGATCGGGATATCGCTGGAATTGCATCCTGAATACTTAGAGGTAAGTATAAAAGCAAGTAAAACCACGGAGTTCACATGGCCGGTGTTGAAAGGAGAAATAGACGCGTTGACGATTCCAATGCATCAAGGGAAATATATTCCTGCGAAGGATTCCTTATGGATCAGTCATCTGACCAAAACAGGTTCTTTAAGTGGAAGCCAGGATTTGTCTATGCAATTCTTTGCAGCAAATATGGGAGCTAAAGCGCTGGTTTATGTGATCAGGAATATGTTCAATAATGAGTTGAACTTTGCGAACGATAAGGGTACCTTGGGATTGAGCGTTAATCATGAATTTCCTGCAACTGTATCCGACAAGCAATATGGTTTCAGAATTTATCTGACTACAAACAGTACCACAGCGATTGCGAAGACTTATAAAAAGTATGTAGAAGAACAAGGGCAAATCATTACACTGGAACAGAAGGCAGAGCATAATCCCAATATTAGGAAATTGTACGGCGCGCCCCATATTTATATCTGGAATGATAAATTTCTGGTATCAAATGATGTGGTTAATTGGAAGCTGTTTAAGAGAATAATCCTGGGGCAACTGCGGGATAGAACAATGAATCCTACGAAAAATATGTTTAGACAGTTTTCAGTCGGGGAGGCAGGGACTGAATTTCAAAATCAGCTGGATGAGTTTGTAAAAGAGGAATTCATGACCAGGTACCAGAAGAATGGATTGATCCAGGCCATAAATGAAGTTTTGCTAAGGAAAGATTTTTATAATAAACTGGCCTGGAGTAATACGAGGATGGAGGAAAATGTTTTAAGCCTGATCGGTAAAGGCCCGGACCAGCTGAATGCTGTTGAACTTTATCGCTTAAATAAACTGTTACTGGTTGCTGCATACCCTGAGGTTTTTCGTCCGGTGGCCGATTGGGGAGGGGCACAGCCCAAAATGCTGGATGAAATGCAGGCTGCGGGAATAAAAAAAACATGGCTGGGTTTAAACGACTGGATGCCTGCAGAAATTCATCCTGAGTTTGTCACGAAGGCGGTCGGAAAAGGTTATTTAATCGGCCCTTATGATTCCTATCATAGCATTCATCAGCCGGGAAAAGAAGGTTGGATTACGGCAAGATTTTCCGACACAACGCTGTTCACAAGAGCTTTTGTAATGAATAAAAATGGGAAACCATCTTTGGGTTTTCTGGGGAAAGGGCGGAAGCTAAATCCTACTTTGTCGATGCCTGCGGTGAAAAACAGGATGAGAGAGGTGATGAACAATACGGGGGAAGTATTCAATTCCTGGTTTATTGATTGTGATGCGACAGGCGAAAGTCTGGATGATTATACGCCTGGAAGGATGACCAGTCAGGAAGATGACATCAAAGCACGTTTGCAAAGAATGACCTGGATTAGGGATACTTATCAATTGGTTGTTGGCTCGGAGGTAGGAAATGATTTTGCTGCGGGTACAATTGCCTATGGTCATGGAATGACTACGCCGGTGATTGCCTGGAATGATCCGGATATGAGAACAAACAAAACCTCAAAGTATTATATCGGTGGATATTTCTCGAATAATGGAGGGGTTCCCGACCGTTACGGAATGCAGGCAGAGCTGAAAGAAGAATACCGCTATCTCTATTATGATAGTCGTTTTAACATTCCCCTATTTCAACTGGTCTATAACAATGCGGTAATCACTTCTCATCATTGGGAATGGGGAAGTTTGAAAGTGCCTTCAGAATTGAAGAATACGGAATTAAAGGAGATTTTATTTAATGTTCCCCCATTGTATCACCTCAATGATGAAAGCTGGTTGAAGTTTAAAGAAGTCATTGGGAAACATGTAAAAGTCTTTTCAAAAACACATGAAATTGCAGTCAAATCAGAGATGAATGCATTCGATTGGCTGAGCAAAGATCATCAGGTTCAGAAAACTACATTTGGCGATAAGATCGAGGTGGTCGCGAATTTCGGCAAGAGCCCTTTTACTTACAAGAGCCAGGCGATTCTTCCGCGAACCCTGATCATTCATGATCTTATTAGCGATACTTTTGAAGTCTATAAACCTTAAATCAGAAATAGCGGTTAGTTATAGGCACGTTTATTGAACAACTAATAATTCAGGTATTTTTTATGCAAAGACTTTCAGTAAAAACAAGTTTATTTTTCTTGTTGCTATTTCCTTGTGGCTTATATGCTCAGAATGTGAGCAATATCGCTACGGAGCAAACGGTTCAGACGGACACCTCCGCTCAGAAAGATCTGATTGATGTGGCCAAATCATTGTTTAAGATAAAACCGAAGAAAATCAAGGAAGAACGAGGTAAAAAGATCTATTTTTCTATACTTCCGGTGAGTAGTAACATTCCTGGTGGAAGTGGCCGCGCATTGGTCACAAGTACCACTGCAGCGATGTATCTGGGGCCCAGAAAGACCACGAACCTGTCCTCTGTTACATTTACTCCCTACTGGAATCTGGGAAACCGTTTTGGTTTGCCCTTGCGCAGCACCATATGGCTTCCTGACAATAAATGGGTAATCCAGGGAGATACGCGTTTTCTGGTTTATCCGCAATATACCTGGGGACTGGGGAGTAAGGCCTTAAAACCAGCGCCTACCCTGGTAGATTACAAGTATATTCGTTTTTACCAAAGTGCACTGAAACAGGTCAGACCTTATTTCTTTGTGGGATTGGGTTATAGTCTTGATTACCGTTTTAATATAAAAAGTGAAGATCCGAATGTGAGTCTGAAACAGTACACAAACTACGAATACGGGACTGGCAATAACTCTTTTTCTTCCGGTATTACCTTCAATTTGCTCTACGATACCAGGAATAACTCCATTAATCCACTTCCAGGTATGTATGGCAACCTGGTTTATCGGGTAAATCCCAAATTTTTAGGTAGCAATGATTCATGGAGCTCTTTGTACCTGGATGTTAGAAAATATATTTCCATGAATCCATCCAAACCTGATCAGCAGAACACATTGGCTTTCTGGACTTACCTCTGGGCGACCCTGGGAAATAAAACTCCGTATCTTGATTTACCCAGTATCGGCTGGGACCCCGCTAACCGCTCAGGCAGAGGGATCGACCAGAACCGGTATCGTGGAAGGTCTTTATTTTATCTGGAGAGCGAATATCGAAGGGACATTACCAATAATGGTTTGTTGGGTTTTGTGGTATTTGCGAATGTCAATACGGTTAGTGGTTCAAACACAATGTTTAGCTCCTGGAAACCTGCCGTTGGGACGGGACTTCGGGTAAAATTCAATAAGAGCTCAAATACTAATATTGGTGTTGACTACGGAACGAGCAAAGGCTACAATAGTTTTACCTTTAGTCTGGGAGAGGCTTTCTAAGACGCCTGTTCTCACAGTTGCCTGATGATTCATCAGATAAAGTCCCTCTTTCCTGACTTAGAAAAGAGGGACTTTGATTTAATACCCTGGATTTTGGGTGTAATTCGGGTTTGCCATTTGATTAGAAGGAATTGGAAAAATCAAATACTTAGGGTCATCCGATGGTTTTTCCTGCCATGGGGTTAAGAATTTACCGAAGCGGATTAAATCCTGTCTTCTTACTCCCTCCCAGAAGAATTCACGGCCACGTTCGTCCAGTAACTGATCCAGTGTTACCGCTCCCCAGGAAGATGCGCCGCGGGTAGTCCGTACCAGGTTTACCAAAGGAAGCGCAAGTGAGGCCTGTCCGGTTCTCAATAGTGCTTCTGCTTTCATCAGCAACACGTCCGAATACCTGTAATAAACCCAGTCGTTGTCCGGAATCCGGGAACCGATGTTTGGATAATCGATAGGATATTTAATGACACGTATCCCTGCATTTTCCAGTCTTTTCTGATCCCGTTCAATGATATTCACCTCAGGGGTAAAAATCAGGTTTTCGCCAAGACGGTTTTTAATCAATACGCCATCTTTATTTACCTGCTGACCTACGAGAAAGCCAACCCGGATACCGGATACATCAGTAACACCTGCATACGCACCACCTCTTCTGGAGTCTGAGGCTTCGAATTTATTGTAAAAATCCGATAGGGTACAAAAACCATTGTTTCCGCTTGGGTTTTGATTGTAATGTAAAGGGGCCACCCACATGGCATTGAGTCCGCCGGCATCTATGCCACCACTATTTTTTCCGGTAAAAATGTTTTCCTTCGAAAGCAGGTCATTTTTAGGGGCAAAATTGTCGAAGTATTTAGGCGTCAGGGTGTACTTGCCGCCGGTGATGATTTCATCTGCAAGGGCAATCACCTTAGCCATATCTGCCGGATCAAAAGTTGGGGCCGCACGATTTAAAAATGCACCTTTGTTCAGGTAACATTTCATCAGTAACATCTTTGCCGCATCCTTGGTTGCGATGGTATTGGTATCTGTTGGTAAGGATGGCAGAATCTCATTTAACTCGGTGATCAGGTACGTGAGTGCTTCCGGACCTTTTCTCACTCTGGAAGGCTGGGTTACATCTTCTCCCGGATCACGGTACGGTACCTGGTTCCAGCCATCAAGAATAGAGAATTGGGCAAAGGCACGTAAAAAACGGGCTTCAGCAGCTTGTCGCGGTGTTGGATTAAATTGTAAAACACTTGTGGCGACATAACTTACACTGTTTAAGTCGCGGTATACGCTATGTATGCGGGTATGATCTGGCTGCCAGCGATGAAGGTGTAATGCCCTCCATGCACCATTATCGTCCCAGTCGCCACCACGTGTAGGAACAATGGCTTCGTCACTCGGGAATTCTTGTAAAGCCCACCAGCCATAGGGGCCCTGATAAGGTGCACGCATGGAATTATAGGCCGAGTTTAATACCGCGGCAACGTTTCCTGAGCCTACGCCCTGATCGTTAATCTGCCCGTTTAGTTTTTCATCCAGTTTTGTACATGCCGTAACGGAGAATAAAGCAATCATTACAGCGGATATATATCTAGTTTTCATGTTCAGAATATTTAAATTATAGGGAAAAATTAACTCCGAAATTGAAAGTCCTTGCGGTTGGATAAGGAACATATTCTATTCCGGCTGATGGTACACCATTGCTGCTTTTGTCGACATTCACCTCCGGATCAAAGCCAGTAAATTTGGTGATCACAAAAAGATTCTGACCATTCACAAAGACATTTAATCCCTTGATGGTTTTTCCGAGATTGCCCACATTATAATTAAGGGTAGCATTGGCCAGTTTTAAGTAATTTCCTTTTTCAATATAGCGGGAAGACGCAGAGATCGGATTTGCCAGCGATTCCTGTATGGCCGAATTCAATAAGGGAGCTGCGATATTTCTGGTCCCTAAATTGGTAATTGGCAGTACTGAATTGGCGGTGTTGTTATAAATGTCTTGTCCGAATGAGCCATTGAAGTTAAGTCCCAGTGATAATTTTTTATACCTGAAGTCGGTGCTCAGGCCCAGGATCACACTTGGATTTGGGTTTCCTACATAATACAGTGTATACCCATCATCGGTATATTTGGAAAAACCACCGGCATCCAGGCCTTCAAAACGTCTGGTGACCATCCCAAATAGCGGCAAGCCACTTTGAATCACTTCCAGGGTTACGTCGCTCATACCCTGACCATTTAAGGTTCCGGTATTGATGATTCCCGAAATACCTTTTACCGTATTATCCAGGAAGGTTACATTTCCGCCCAGCGACCAGGAAAGATCGGTGTGGTCAATAATGCTGCCGTTTAAGGTCAGTTCCACTCCTTTGTTGATGATCTTGCCCGGTAAATTCACCCAGGTTACAGAAGCTCCTGCTGCAGATGGATAAAAGGGGATCTGAGGAAACAACAGGTCTGTTGTGGTTTTTTTGAAAAAATCAACTGATCCTGTAAGCCTGCTTTTGAAAAAGCCGAAATCGGCACCGATGTTGATTTGCTCATCCGCCTGCCATTTTAGTTTTTTATTCTCATTATTGACTCCGGTTAAGGTTTGTCCACCGGAATTATATCCAAAAGCAAAGCGTTTTTGCGAAGAGCCAGAAGGAAATTCCTGATTTCCGGTCAAGCCGTATCCTGCCCTGATTTTTAACTGGTCCAGCCAGGTCGCATCGGCAAGGAAATCTTCATTTTTGATATTCCATGCAGCAGAGAAGGAAGGGAAATAGCCATATTTATTGTCCGAGCCGAACCGGGTAGAACCATCTGCCCTGATGGTGGCTGTTAACAGGTATTTACCTGCATAGTTAAAAATGGCACGTGCAAAATAAGATTGCAGTTCGGTGGTTGGATCATTAAAAGAACTCATCCTCCTGTTATTTGGAGGGGTGGCCTGTAAAGCATCGGTATAATCCACCGGAATATCTCCAAATCCGCTGGCGTTCATATTGCTCCCTTTATTAATGTAATTGGTATATTCATAACCAACTACTGCATTCAGATTTAATCTGGAGGCGATTTCCTTATTAAAGGTTAAGGTATTGGTGAATTGCTGGGTCAGTAATTCACTGTTCGAATAACTGGCATAACCACCCAGGAAATTTTCCGCAGGTTTGGCTTGTACGCCGTCAATATTCAGGAAGCTGCGTGTGGAGGTTCTCCTCACACCTGTACTGTAGTTAAGACTCACCAGCATGCGGTATTCCAGCCAGGGGGTGATTTTATAATAAGGAGAGATGCTTCCTAAAATAGAAGACACTTTAGATTTGTCGCTATAACCTTCCGACATTGCCAGAGGATTGATAATCCGGCCATTTTCAATAAACAGCGAACCATCGGGATTTCTTAAAGGTCGGGTAGGGTTCCATGACAATGCCTGACTTACTAAACTTCCGGTAAATCCGGCATCATTGGTAATAGGGGCAATGTTTTCATTGTACTGACTGCTGATCATGCTGACATCCATTCCCAGTTTCTTGCTGTCCAGGAATTTGAAATTGCCATTAAAGGAGGCGGTATATTTTTTTAAATCTGATTTTCGGATAATTCCCTGCTGATCCTGATAGCCAAAAGAGGCACGATAAGTATTGGCATCGTTCCCGCCACTGAGCCCAATAGAATAGTTCTGGTTGTATGCAGTTCTGGTGATGGCTTTCATCGCATCTACATTGCTTCCATAGTCGCCTGCAGTAAGACCGTATTTATTCAATGCCGAACGGTACTGATCGCCATCTAAAACCTCTAACTGGTTCATGATGTTGCTGACACCTGTAGAGGCATTTACATCTAGTTTCATGGCGCCGCTGGCGCCTCTTTTTGTGGTGATCAAAACAACGCCATAGGCTGCTCTTGATCCATAAATGGCCGTTGCAGAAGCGTCTTTCAGGATTTCCATTGTGGCAATATCGCTGGGATTGATAAAGTTTAAAGGGTTTCCACCAGGAGCACTACCCAGGCCGCCTCCAGGATCAGTTCTCACACCACCTACAGAACTCGGACTGGCGCTTGGTCTTGCCGAATTGCTGGTCAGTGCTA
This region of Pedobacter steynii genomic DNA includes:
- a CDS encoding helix-turn-helix domain-containing protein, which gives rise to MTQERIDFFYHYTLSPEWQQQIVEKLGARLIDNKILLMPEGIASGGSIFLEVLPGKLSVLLLDMTFQVPVAITRIPTDHNYYMVYFDIGDEITTHIVEDSVHRAGYHSKLGMSFMDSSSKGIIMPPIGERSYSLRLFIEKSYLKELGASTRDLSVNNQLFDETKNTLFFYSHIDSRSKVLLNNLKEHPFTNPSFELKLKSTALYLLGYLVERVSRFEPIINKLSPSDIDNILKTSQYLLDHLLEEFPGLPTMAALAGMSVSKYKTLFKKMLKESPNNFFLNEKLLLAQKLLQSGNFNSVQEIAYELGYSSPNYFAKVYKKMFGLLPAEVLVKEH
- a CDS encoding helix-turn-helix domain-containing protein, whose amino-acid sequence is MKEVVHQYGVELDWVADLAAQLDGYVEGNCIRIPDELHPGNRYVLQINEQLSAFIIDVTYRQDVVFKLRNTRSDFVGLYFNLTEGESIHILDEVSRSAGRWGYNLAIFDADMRGDFQVKTGCTSYMIAIFIKKTALKQYISNIPQYQQIVESIFDPKLNTIVRFDRMSNQAWWLMNELRKVSPDNPLYNIFVSGTVYGLIGDYMDQIISQEIIIGQVIAEDVVNVVGSQAFLIENIENPFPGIADLASRAMMSETKYKKLFKKITGVSPNSFFLSNKLSFAKEMLETGNYTISEIADKFSFFGASHLIEQFKNAYGIPPKEYLTRL
- a CDS encoding glycoside hydrolase; translated protein: MKVNHKVLKKFRKTGVTGLMLILLFVSWNAFGQSINHEGKLLYLLNGAQKMEIDPELFSITAVDAEGKRYQVSAPLQKEKLSGLTHDHKKASWAYPEKGIGISLELHPEYLEVSIKASKTTEFTWPVLKGEIDALTIPMHQGKYIPAKDSLWISHLTKTGSLSGSQDLSMQFFAANMGAKALVYVIRNMFNNELNFANDKGTLGLSVNHEFPATVSDKQYGFRIYLTTNSTTAIAKTYKKYVEEQGQIITLEQKAEHNPNIRKLYGAPHIYIWNDKFLVSNDVVNWKLFKRIILGQLRDRTMNPTKNMFRQFSVGEAGTEFQNQLDEFVKEEFMTRYQKNGLIQAINEVLLRKDFYNKLAWSNTRMEENVLSLIGKGPDQLNAVELYRLNKLLLVAAYPEVFRPVADWGGAQPKMLDEMQAAGIKKTWLGLNDWMPAEIHPEFVTKAVGKGYLIGPYDSYHSIHQPGKEGWITARFSDTTLFTRAFVMNKNGKPSLGFLGKGRKLNPTLSMPAVKNRMREVMNNTGEVFNSWFIDCDATGESLDDYTPGRMTSQEDDIKARLQRMTWIRDTYQLVVGSEVGNDFAAGTIAYGHGMTTPVIAWNDPDMRTNKTSKYYIGGYFSNNGGVPDRYGMQAELKEEYRYLYYDSRFNIPLFQLVYNNAVITSHHWEWGSLKVPSELKNTELKEILFNVPPLYHLNDESWLKFKEVIGKHVKVFSKTHEIAVKSEMNAFDWLSKDHQVQKTTFGDKIEVVANFGKSPFTYKSQAILPRTLIIHDLISDTFEVYKP
- a CDS encoding BamA/TamA family outer membrane protein; the encoded protein is MQRLSVKTSLFFLLLFPCGLYAQNVSNIATEQTVQTDTSAQKDLIDVAKSLFKIKPKKIKEERGKKIYFSILPVSSNIPGGSGRALVTSTTAAMYLGPRKTTNLSSVTFTPYWNLGNRFGLPLRSTIWLPDNKWVIQGDTRFLVYPQYTWGLGSKALKPAPTLVDYKYIRFYQSALKQVRPYFFVGLGYSLDYRFNIKSEDPNVSLKQYTNYEYGTGNNSFSSGITFNLLYDTRNNSINPLPGMYGNLVYRVNPKFLGSNDSWSSLYLDVRKYISMNPSKPDQQNTLAFWTYLWATLGNKTPYLDLPSIGWDPANRSGRGIDQNRYRGRSLFYLESEYRRDITNNGLLGFVVFANVNTVSGSNTMFSSWKPAVGTGLRVKFNKSSNTNIGVDYGTSKGYNSFTFSLGEAF
- a CDS encoding RagB/SusD family nutrient uptake outer membrane protein, which codes for MKTRYISAVMIALFSVTACTKLDEKLNGQINDQGVGSGNVAAVLNSAYNSMRAPYQGPYGWWALQEFPSDEAIVPTRGGDWDDNGAWRALHLHRWQPDHTRIHSVYRDLNSVSYVATSVLQFNPTPRQAAEARFLRAFAQFSILDGWNQVPYRDPGEDVTQPSRVRKGPEALTYLITELNEILPSLPTDTNTIATKDAAKMLLMKCYLNKGAFLNRAAPTFDPADMAKVIALADEIITGGKYTLTPKYFDNFAPKNDLLSKENIFTGKNSGGIDAGGLNAMWVAPLHYNQNPSGNNGFCTLSDFYNKFEASDSRRGGAYAGVTDVSGIRVGFLVGQQVNKDGVLIKNRLGENLIFTPEVNIIERDQKRLENAGIRVIKYPIDYPNIGSRIPDNDWVYYRYSDVLLMKAEALLRTGQASLALPLVNLVRTTRGASSWGAVTLDQLLDERGREFFWEGVRRQDLIRFGKFLTPWQEKPSDDPKYLIFPIPSNQMANPNYTQNPGY
- a CDS encoding SusC/RagA family TonB-linked outer membrane protein, yielding MTSNFLLRNSGVVFKNRPGLQTLQKAVLSLFILLLSCVTAYAQSVVTGTVTDKDKETLIGVTVSVEGKSIRTLTDANGRYSINVPADGKRLSFSYVGMQTITLDIDGKKVLNASLSSANELSEVTVVGYGSVKKSDLTGAVATLSSKDFNKGPLIAPDQLLQGKVAGVQMMNNSGQPGGATTVRIRGNAAVTGTGQPLYVVDGVALTSNSARPSASPSSVGGVRTDPGGGLGSAPGGNPLNFINPSDIATMEILKDASATAIYGSRAAYGVVLITTKRGASGAMKLDVNASTGVSNIMNQLEVLDGDQYRSALNKYGLTAGDYGSNVDAMKAITRTAYNQNYSIGLSGGNDANTYRASFGYQDQQGIIRKSDLKKYTASFNGNFKFLDSKKLGMDVSMISSQYNENIAPITNDAGFTGSLVSQALSWNPTRPLRNPDGSLFIENGRIINPLAMSEGYSDKSKVSSILGSISPYYKITPWLEYRMLVSLNYSTGVRRTSTRSFLNIDGVQAKPAENFLGGYASYSNSELLTQQFTNTLTFNKEIASRLNLNAVVGYEYTNYINKGSNMNASGFGDIPVDYTDALQATPPNNRRMSSFNDPTTELQSYFARAIFNYAGKYLLTATIRADGSTRFGSDNKYGYFPSFSAAWNIKNEDFLADATWLDQLKIRAGYGLTGNQEFPSGSSQKRFAFGYNSGGQTLTGVNNENKKLKWQADEQINIGADFGFFKSRLTGSVDFFKKTTTDLLFPQIPFYPSAAGASVTWVNLPGKIINKGVELTLNGSIIDHTDLSWSLGGNVTFLDNTVKGISGIINTGTLNGQGMSDVTLEVIQSGLPLFGMVTRRFEGLDAGGFSKYTDDGYTLYYVGNPNPSVILGLSTDFRYKKLSLGLNFNGSFGQDIYNNTANSVLPITNLGTRNIAAPLLNSAIQESLANPISASSRYIEKGNYLKLANATLNYNVGNLGKTIKGLNVFVNGQNLFVITKFTGFDPEVNVDKSSNGVPSAGIEYVPYPTARTFNFGVNFSL